A region from the Halobellus litoreus genome encodes:
- a CDS encoding PAS domain S-box protein, with protein sequence MSLSSASYRALFDAAPDALVVVDPETGRIGECNQRYCDLCGVDRGDLVGRGFSTRVVTDGADADLLDRLREAAGNGGSVESRLRTGPGVSVPVEMRVSTVDSAVERSAESGTIGTAPSEERAIEAERFLVRVTDVTDRRHRERELERKSRAMDEAPFGVSISDPDREDNPLVFVNERFRELTGYDTDEVIGRNCRFLQGEGTDSARVAEIREAIDAEEPVTVELRNYRRDGTEFWNRVTVSPVRDEDGTVVNFVGFQEDVTEQRRNRKELELAYNLLETVRSGVFTTDPTPDGEFGYVNPALVSLLGAGSAEELREHPVDDFYVEPSERQELVEALRATDDDHVSREVRLETLDGETRDVNVTASLSTDETGAERVHKVVQDVTEHKEYENRLEEQRDSLEILNQMVRHDIRNDLQIVTAYTDFLSDHVDEDGAEYVSKIRESASHAVELTRTARDMADVMLEPETTQRPIGLRSTLEGEIDEIRSKHSEAVVTVTGSIPAVSVYADEMLDSVFRNLLSNAIQHNDKEIPSVRVDVADDEETVTVRIADNGPGVPDSQKQAIFGKGEKGLESGGTGIGLYLVETLVDGYGGDVWVEDRVEQGTESVLVGPEEADPEGAVFVVELRRAD encoded by the coding sequence ATGTCGCTGTCATCGGCTTCCTATCGGGCGCTCTTCGATGCGGCCCCCGACGCACTCGTCGTCGTCGATCCCGAGACCGGACGGATCGGAGAGTGCAATCAGCGGTACTGCGACCTGTGCGGCGTCGACCGTGGGGACCTCGTCGGCCGGGGCTTTTCGACCCGCGTCGTGACCGACGGAGCCGACGCCGATCTGCTCGACAGGCTCCGCGAAGCGGCCGGTAATGGGGGGTCCGTCGAGTCTCGACTCCGGACGGGACCGGGCGTCTCTGTCCCTGTGGAGATGCGCGTTTCGACGGTTGACAGTGCCGTGGAGCGGTCCGCCGAGAGCGGGACCATCGGGACAGCGCCGTCCGAAGAGCGGGCGATCGAGGCGGAACGGTTCCTGGTTCGCGTGACGGACGTCACCGACCGCAGGCACCGCGAACGGGAACTCGAACGGAAGTCACGCGCGATGGACGAAGCGCCGTTCGGCGTCAGCATCAGCGATCCCGACAGAGAAGACAACCCGCTCGTGTTCGTGAACGAGCGGTTCCGAGAACTGACCGGGTACGACACCGACGAGGTGATCGGCCGGAACTGTCGGTTCCTCCAGGGCGAGGGGACCGACTCCGCGCGCGTCGCCGAAATACGCGAGGCCATCGACGCCGAAGAGCCGGTCACGGTCGAACTCCGGAACTACCGCCGAGACGGGACGGAGTTCTGGAACCGCGTCACCGTCTCGCCCGTTCGCGACGAAGACGGGACGGTCGTCAACTTCGTCGGGTTCCAGGAGGACGTCACCGAGCAGCGGCGGAACCGCAAGGAACTGGAATTGGCCTACAACCTGCTCGAGACCGTCCGCAGCGGCGTCTTTACGACCGACCCGACGCCCGACGGCGAGTTCGGATACGTCAACCCCGCGCTCGTGTCGCTCCTGGGGGCGGGGTCGGCCGAAGAGCTCCGCGAACACCCCGTCGACGACTTCTACGTCGAGCCCTCCGAGCGCCAAGAGCTCGTCGAGGCACTCCGGGCCACCGACGACGACCACGTCAGCCGGGAGGTACGACTCGAGACGCTCGACGGGGAGACGCGAGACGTGAACGTCACGGCCTCGCTCTCGACCGACGAGACGGGAGCCGAGCGCGTCCACAAGGTCGTTCAGGACGTCACCGAGCACAAGGAGTACGAAAATCGGCTCGAAGAACAGCGCGACAGCCTCGAGATCCTGAACCAGATGGTCCGCCACGACATTCGGAACGACCTCCAGATCGTGACGGCGTACACGGATTTCCTGTCGGACCACGTCGACGAGGACGGTGCGGAGTACGTCTCGAAGATCAGAGAGAGCGCCTCCCACGCGGTCGAACTGACGCGAACGGCACGAGATATGGCCGACGTGATGCTCGAGCCCGAAACGACACAGCGGCCGATCGGCCTCAGAAGTACCCTCGAGGGCGAGATCGACGAGATCCGGTCGAAACACTCCGAGGCCGTGGTCACCGTCACCGGCTCGATCCCGGCGGTGTCGGTGTACGCCGACGAGATGCTCGATTCCGTCTTCCGGAACCTGCTCTCGAACGCGATCCAGCACAACGACAAGGAGATCCCGAGCGTGCGAGTCGACGTCGCGGACGACGAAGAGACCGTCACCGTCCGCATTGCGGACAACGGCCCCGGCGTCCCCGACAGTCAGAAGCAGGCGATCTTCGGGAAGGGCGAGAAGGGTCTCGAGAGCGGTGGAACCGGGATCGGTCTCTACTTGGTCGAAACGCTCGTCGACGGCTACGGCGGCGACGTGTGGGTCGAGGACAGGGTCGAACAGGGGACCGAGAGCGTGCTCGTCGGCCCCGAAGAAGCGGATCCGGAGGGAGCGGTCTTCGTCGTCGAACTTCGGCGGGCCGACTGA
- the mptA gene encoding GTP cyclohydrolase MptA, giving the protein MSHQLPDVQASQPDVTVGLSQVGVTGVEKLVKLAREDKRPFILTAEFEVFVDLPSGRKGIDMSRNMQVIDETLEAAVAEPAYRVEDICGDVAERLLEKHEYTSTAEVRMTADFVVREDTPASELSTQSTIEIVASATATDEGTREEIGAEVVGMTVCPCSQGMSASRARDVMRDLDVDEETIEEFLDQVPQPGHSQRGHATLTVTADGAPDVDLMDIVEIARDSMSARIYNLAKRPDEDFMTYHAHADAKFVEDCVRSMAEQVVDEFDHLADDAVVHMKQSNDESIHQHNAHAEREVTLEQLRAELNGKELH; this is encoded by the coding sequence ATGAGTCACCAGCTTCCCGACGTACAAGCCAGCCAACCCGACGTCACGGTCGGGTTGAGTCAGGTCGGTGTCACCGGCGTCGAGAAACTCGTCAAACTCGCCCGGGAAGACAAGCGACCGTTCATCCTGACGGCGGAGTTCGAGGTGTTCGTCGACCTGCCGAGCGGCCGCAAGGGGATCGATATGAGCCGGAATATGCAGGTCATCGACGAGACGCTCGAAGCCGCCGTCGCAGAGCCCGCCTACCGCGTCGAGGACATCTGCGGCGACGTCGCCGAGCGCCTGCTCGAAAAGCACGAGTACACCTCGACCGCCGAGGTCAGAATGACCGCGGACTTCGTGGTCCGCGAGGACACGCCGGCGAGCGAACTCTCCACGCAGAGCACGATCGAAATCGTCGCCAGCGCGACGGCCACCGACGAGGGGACCCGCGAGGAGATCGGTGCGGAGGTCGTCGGGATGACGGTCTGCCCGTGTTCGCAGGGGATGTCCGCCTCCCGCGCACGCGACGTGATGCGCGATCTCGACGTCGACGAGGAGACCATCGAGGAGTTTCTGGATCAGGTCCCCCAGCCGGGCCACTCCCAGCGCGGTCACGCGACTCTGACGGTCACCGCCGACGGCGCCCCCGACGTCGACCTGATGGACATCGTCGAGATCGCCCGGGACTCGATGTCGGCGCGGATCTACAACCTCGCGAAGCGGCCCGACGAGGACTTCATGACCTACCACGCCCACGCGGACGCGAAGTTCGTCGAGGACTGCGTCCGGTCGATGGCCGAGCAGGTCGTCGACGAGTTCGACCACCTCGCTGACGACGCCGTCGTCCATATGAAGCAGTCGAACGACGAGTCGATCCACCAGCACAACGCCCACGCCGAGCGCGAGGTCACGCTCGAACAACTCCGCGCCGAACTGAACGGGAAAGAACTGCACTGA
- a CDS encoding TrmB family transcriptional regulator translates to MASLRDLGLSEYEARAYRSLLRTGPTTAKELSRASDVPMGRIYDVLNSLEQHSLVRSQAASRPKKYVAVEPDTALDRLLESKRRELQEKAEQYEGVVDELTEELETAEPVQSQFWTAAVGTDEWIELLVERLAAADDSLIVVASGLSPQFDLGTVGDRVVAELEDALDRGVDVSVLMAPDLVESLPRSVGERYTERLADHPAFSVRTAPELSGTFELIDDVEVCIEVPNPLDPGEAFAMIDLKDPEFAANVREMFDPRWEAAAPLSLSALTEE, encoded by the coding sequence ATGGCGAGTCTCAGGGATCTCGGACTGTCCGAATACGAAGCGCGAGCCTACCGGTCGTTGCTTCGAACGGGTCCGACAACGGCCAAGGAGTTGTCTCGTGCGAGCGACGTCCCGATGGGGCGGATCTACGACGTGCTGAACAGCCTCGAACAGCACAGCCTCGTCAGGAGTCAGGCCGCGAGTCGCCCGAAGAAGTACGTCGCGGTCGAGCCGGACACGGCGCTGGATCGGTTGCTGGAGAGCAAGCGGCGAGAGCTCCAGGAGAAGGCCGAGCAGTACGAGGGCGTCGTCGACGAACTCACCGAGGAGTTAGAGACCGCAGAGCCGGTGCAGAGCCAGTTCTGGACGGCCGCGGTCGGGACCGACGAGTGGATCGAACTCCTCGTCGAACGGCTCGCGGCGGCCGACGACTCCCTGATCGTGGTCGCCAGCGGCCTCTCCCCGCAGTTCGACCTGGGAACCGTCGGGGACAGGGTCGTCGCGGAACTGGAGGACGCGCTGGACCGCGGCGTCGACGTCTCCGTGCTGATGGCTCCGGATTTAGTGGAGTCGCTCCCGCGAAGCGTCGGCGAACGATACACCGAACGGCTCGCGGACCATCCCGCGTTCTCCGTCCGAACGGCTCCCGAACTCTCGGGAACCTTCGAACTCATCGACGACGTCGAGGTGTGCATCGAGGTCCCGAACCCGCTCGACCCCGGTGAGGCGTTCGCGATGATCGACCTGAAGGACCCCGAGTTCGCCGCGAACGTCCGGGAGATGTTCGACCCGCGGTGGGAGGCGGCGGCGCCGCTGTCGCTGTCCGCACTCACAGAGGAGTAG
- a CDS encoding DUF255 domain-containing protein, translating to MNDDRTHVEWREWGPAPFEEARAADRPVLLSLTATWCDSCHEMDAETYAEPRIAANVNDGFVPVRVDVDRRPRVRERYNMGGFPSTVFCTPEGRVITGATYLGPDGMRQVLDSVRDVWSERGAEAGRIPRALSGDPTPAGPVDERIESHLAGQLDEKWDPRFAGWGTDAKFPLPRTIEFALKRAREQATETLGVIGESLYDEESGGFYRYAEGRDWSDPHTEKVLDANAALVRAFANGYLYTGDDDLLAPAFGTRDFLIDRLWNGTAFGGSVAPEEKDAGASADGDGAAVGRGGSSGGDAATDFGPRRDLTAYAGGNALAADALLTLVSYTDDGTAREYATRVLDALDERFVAADGSVAHFETGAGSGDGSGQDPSRGGEPAGAPQLLLEDHARIVAAFARARQVLGPNALASGRDPLEVARTVADRAIEALQEPDGAFRDGPEAGVGLLDEPLRPLDGGVEMAAALLDLGALIGELEAESAESAAAEQYVDAAHAGVAAFAGAWDRIGVQVAGYGSVAARLTRPDLTVAVGATAGSDLHRAALRVADHEAVVLPEAPAVSADVATVTRGAETREVTTPEELIEAVSVLTRGT from the coding sequence ATGAACGACGACCGGACGCACGTCGAGTGGCGCGAGTGGGGGCCCGCGCCGTTCGAGGAGGCCCGCGCCGCCGACCGCCCCGTGCTCCTCTCGCTCACCGCGACGTGGTGCGACAGCTGTCACGAGATGGACGCCGAGACCTACGCCGAACCCCGGATCGCCGCGAACGTCAACGACGGCTTCGTCCCGGTTCGCGTCGACGTCGACAGACGACCGCGCGTCCGCGAACGGTACAATATGGGCGGGTTTCCCTCGACGGTGTTCTGTACGCCCGAAGGAAGGGTAATCACCGGCGCGACGTACCTCGGCCCCGACGGGATGCGACAGGTGCTCGACTCCGTCCGCGACGTCTGGAGCGAGCGCGGCGCGGAGGCCGGACGGATCCCGCGCGCGCTTTCGGGCGATCCGACCCCCGCGGGCCCGGTCGACGAGCGGATCGAATCGCACCTCGCCGGCCAACTCGACGAGAAGTGGGACCCGCGGTTCGCCGGGTGGGGCACCGACGCGAAGTTCCCGCTCCCGCGGACCATCGAGTTCGCGCTCAAGCGCGCCCGCGAGCAGGCGACCGAGACGCTCGGCGTGATCGGGGAGTCGCTTTACGACGAGGAGTCGGGGGGATTCTACCGCTACGCGGAGGGTCGCGATTGGTCCGATCCGCATACCGAGAAAGTGCTCGACGCGAACGCGGCGCTCGTGCGCGCGTTCGCCAACGGCTACCTCTACACCGGCGACGACGATCTGCTGGCCCCCGCGTTCGGGACCCGCGACTTCCTGATCGACCGCCTCTGGAACGGCACGGCCTTCGGAGGGAGCGTCGCGCCCGAGGAGAAGGACGCCGGAGCGTCGGCCGACGGCGACGGTGCGGCGGTCGGTAGAGGCGGTTCGTCGGGAGGCGACGCGGCGACGGACTTCGGGCCGCGTCGCGACCTGACGGCGTACGCCGGTGGCAACGCCCTGGCCGCCGACGCCCTTCTGACGCTCGTCTCGTACACCGACGACGGCACGGCGCGGGAGTACGCCACGCGCGTCCTCGACGCGCTCGATGAGAGATTCGTCGCGGCGGACGGCAGCGTCGCACACTTCGAGACGGGCGCGGGGTCGGGCGACGGGAGCGGGCAGGATCCGAGCCGCGGCGGAGAACCGGCGGGAGCGCCGCAACTCCTGCTCGAAGACCACGCTCGGATCGTCGCCGCCTTCGCGCGCGCGAGACAGGTCCTCGGGCCGAACGCGCTCGCGTCGGGGCGTGATCCGCTGGAGGTCGCCCGCACCGTGGCCGACCGAGCGATCGAGGCCTTGCAGGAACCGGACGGCGCGTTCCGCGACGGTCCCGAGGCGGGCGTGGGTCTCCTCGACGAACCGCTCAGGCCGCTCGACGGGGGCGTCGAGATGGCGGCGGCGCTTCTGGACCTCGGCGCACTCATCGGCGAGCTGGAAGCCGAAAGCGCGGAGTCAGCGGCGGCGGAGCAGTACGTCGACGCGGCGCACGCGGGCGTCGCCGCCTTCGCCGGCGCGTGGGACCGCATCGGCGTCCAAGTCGCCGGCTACGGATCGGTCGCGGCGCGGCTCACCCGTCCGGACCTCACCGTCGCCGTCGGTGCCACCGCCGGGAGCGACCTCCATCGGGCCGCACTGCGCGTCGCCGACCACGAGGCCGTCGTGTTGCCCGAGGCCCCCGCAGTTTCGGCGGACGTCGCGACCGTCACTCGGGGAGCGGAAACTCGCGAAGTCACCACGCCCGAGGAGTTGATCGAGGCGGTCTCGGTGCTCACACGGGGGACGTGA
- a CDS encoding FxsA family protein, with the protein MRTRWVIALLLAIPLADTLLLLPIAGRIGFVPTVLLVVLTGLVGMLLVRAEGRHTLSKLQRKAATGEAPTNELLDGGLLIAAGAFLLTPGIVTDALGFALALPVTRYPIREVLKRYVVRPYLDRQTGGFVSGNVWVGGFPGDDDVVNLDPEEYGRSGDDNS; encoded by the coding sequence ATGCGAACGCGCTGGGTCATCGCGCTTCTGTTGGCGATTCCGCTCGCCGACACGCTCCTGTTGCTGCCGATCGCGGGGCGGATCGGCTTCGTCCCGACAGTGCTCTTGGTGGTTCTCACCGGCCTCGTGGGGATGCTGCTCGTCCGCGCGGAGGGTCGCCACACCCTCTCGAAACTCCAGCGGAAGGCCGCGACGGGCGAGGCCCCGACGAACGAACTGCTCGACGGTGGTCTCCTGATCGCCGCCGGCGCGTTCCTCTTGACGCCCGGCATCGTCACGGACGCGCTCGGCTTCGCGCTCGCGCTCCCGGTCACGCGCTATCCGATCCGGGAAGTGCTGAAGCGCTACGTCGTCCGCCCGTATCTGGACCGACAGACCGGCGGCTTCGTCTCCGGCAACGTCTGGGTCGGCGGCTTCCCCGGCGACGACGACGTGGTGAATCTCGACCCCGAGGAGTACGGCCGCTCGGGCGACGACAACTCCTGA
- a CDS encoding CPBP family intramembrane glutamic endopeptidase, giving the protein MNTIVERRPIAFTLGLTIALIGMAVAGRLVLAPLLPQLTLDGVGLLLNWLFVGVTFGLVAWLGWSEKIRLTARVNRRALVYLLPFAIAVFIPVVFGLTIPEVSLVRGEVLPDWATLLVVIVGVALGAALFEEILYRGVLLRALESRGHLFAGVVTATAFGLTHVSKIVLGGSVAEWLPSMILIIPLGIGLAAVAFRLESIWPLIVWHFAVDVTGLLSAGQSQAYTLTTLGFILFVGVMGLWLLWQDDRAAKAALSSDTTSTFTESGKMDPNSR; this is encoded by the coding sequence ATGAATACGATTGTCGAACGTCGCCCGATAGCGTTCACGCTCGGCCTAACTATCGCACTGATCGGGATGGCCGTCGCTGGACGGCTCGTACTTGCTCCACTCCTGCCGCAACTCACGCTCGATGGGGTTGGACTCCTGCTGAATTGGCTGTTCGTCGGAGTAACCTTCGGACTGGTCGCGTGGTTAGGATGGTCGGAGAAGATTCGCCTCACCGCTCGCGTTAACCGCCGGGCACTGGTGTACCTGCTACCGTTCGCCATTGCCGTGTTCATTCCGGTCGTATTCGGACTCACCATCCCCGAGGTGTCGCTCGTTCGGGGCGAAGTTCTCCCGGACTGGGCAACCCTCCTCGTGGTCATTGTCGGCGTTGCGCTCGGTGCGGCGCTGTTCGAAGAGATCCTATACCGGGGAGTCTTGCTTCGGGCACTCGAATCACGAGGACACCTCTTTGCTGGCGTCGTCACCGCCACCGCGTTCGGCCTCACTCACGTCTCGAAGATCGTTCTCGGGGGCTCCGTCGCCGAGTGGTTGCCATCGATGATTCTCATCATTCCGTTGGGTATTGGACTCGCGGCAGTTGCATTCCGCCTCGAGAGCATCTGGCCACTAATTGTCTGGCACTTCGCTGTCGACGTAACAGGGCTTCTCAGTGCCGGCCAGTCACAAGCCTACACCCTCACGACACTCGGCTTCATTCTGTTCGTCGGCGTGATGGGCCTCTGGCTCCTCTGGCAAGATGACCGCGCCGCAAAGGCTGCTCTCTCCAGTGACACCACTTCGACGTTCACCGAGAGCGGAAAAATGGATCCGAACTCACGGTAG
- a CDS encoding PAS domain S-box protein → MDIQNHDTGTLGTILQQLMTADQPAEEKIERALDIGSAYLDVDTGLVVRTYEEGNTWEAIVSTDKDDGQFSEGTTLDLSNTYCRRVVKDGSSLMVHNATEQGLENDPAYQTLDITSYFGTPLYEGDEISGSVCFVGQDARESFDPEEAFFLELLARFIENEIVESKYEADLNESSEIVSVLTRVLRHNIRNKLSIVKGYLNAQPQQSSQGLSSDAAIDAVDEVLNLSEEARKLEQILQESSDRRTVELTREIRQIVADIADQVPAASITVDIPESIDYFARPTLPLAIREIIENAAEYAGETPDISVKVTGTDEVVTVSIQDDGPGIPEEEQAVIAEGTETPLVHSMGLGHWIARTIVTKHDGDIDTDVSAEGTTVTISLPRTTPDLTTPGSDDQFQTEYDKFRQVFDAAFEAIVVVDDDGRIIERNERAAEVAGIDPEELVGRYIQDFITTDTEQTDLLDELLQEQQEIIKLSDTEGDEYVMEYSASPDVVPGQHLLIGRDVTEERSRQRELQQTKERMEFALEATETIVWEWDVDADEATFYPTETELYGTSVQTSQDFLEVIHPEDRQQARESVRQALESGEDKHEELRIIVDDEVRWIEAPGKTVVGADGTTRMIGVVHDITDRKEREQELERMREFFREAEDLGSLGAWEFDADGAHVWTDGTRRIHEVNDGFTPTIEQAIEFYHPEDREAIEQAVETALENGESFDQELRLITAQDNQRWVRVRGKVLGNEEPRTVRGFIQDITDRKEREQELERTEELLEHTERIADVGGWEIDTGTMDVFWSENLFEILGVDTDEEPSLDEALAVYHEDDRQIVERAVEDALDSGEPFDVEVRIQRPGGEIRWLRVQGTPTVEGGEVATLRGAVQDITEYKENKKELQQERDLVEGIVETSPIGITVIDADGTLAFVNERAEAIYGRSSEEINDFTHDDSRWGLVDEDGEPLETGTTPFDRVISQEEPIYDQVVGLRQPSGDRVWASVNGALQWDDDGDIQQAIFAFEDITEQRELETRLSEILGRVTDAFYALDDDLRFSHVNDRAEELLQASEEELLGEKLWEQYPEAANLDKVRDAFHTAMETQVPQSYEVYYDPLDFRVEATIYPSTSGVSVYFRDVTDQRAYEREIERQNERLEEFARVVSHDLRNPLNIARGRLTLAHEEFESENLDVADSALDRMERIIEDMLWLLREGQVIGSTASVDLNEAVESAWTMIEDESTDAEFRIPKQTGLQTIEADYDRLCQLLENLFRNAIEHGGEDVTVRVGDLDNGFYIEDDGPGIPEDAREEVFEVGYSTSPDGTGFGLSIIKDVAEAHGWEITLTEGTAGGARFEITGVETGTE, encoded by the coding sequence ATGGATATTCAAAATCACGACACGGGGACGCTCGGCACCATCCTACAACAGCTTATGACAGCCGACCAGCCGGCAGAAGAAAAAATCGAGCGAGCACTCGACATAGGCTCGGCGTATCTAGATGTCGACACTGGTCTCGTCGTACGGACGTACGAAGAGGGAAACACGTGGGAGGCAATCGTTAGCACGGATAAAGACGACGGCCAGTTCTCCGAGGGGACGACACTCGATCTGTCGAACACGTACTGTCGCCGCGTCGTCAAAGACGGCTCGTCGTTGATGGTTCATAACGCGACTGAGCAAGGACTTGAGAATGATCCTGCGTATCAAACCCTCGATATCACCTCGTATTTCGGAACACCGTTGTACGAAGGCGATGAGATCTCTGGAAGCGTCTGTTTTGTTGGACAAGATGCCCGGGAGTCATTTGACCCCGAGGAAGCATTCTTCTTGGAACTTCTTGCCCGATTCATCGAAAACGAAATTGTCGAGTCGAAATATGAGGCGGACCTCAACGAATCTTCGGAGATAGTATCCGTGTTAACACGGGTGCTCAGACACAATATCCGCAACAAACTTTCCATCGTGAAAGGTTATTTGAACGCCCAACCTCAGCAATCCAGCCAGGGCCTGTCATCTGATGCAGCGATCGACGCTGTGGATGAGGTACTCAATCTCAGCGAAGAAGCACGGAAACTCGAACAGATTCTACAAGAATCATCCGACCGACGAACTGTTGAGTTAACACGCGAAATCAGACAAATAGTCGCCGACATAGCAGACCAAGTCCCAGCAGCATCCATTACAGTCGATATCCCCGAGTCGATCGACTATTTTGCACGGCCAACACTCCCACTCGCCATTCGAGAAATCATCGAGAACGCAGCCGAATACGCCGGAGAAACACCCGATATCTCTGTCAAGGTAACCGGAACCGACGAGGTCGTGACGGTCAGCATTCAGGATGATGGACCAGGGATCCCAGAAGAGGAACAGGCCGTCATCGCTGAAGGCACCGAAACACCACTCGTCCACAGTATGGGGTTAGGCCATTGGATCGCCCGCACGATTGTTACGAAACACGACGGCGACATCGATACTGACGTTTCCGCTGAAGGAACGACAGTGACCATCTCACTTCCCCGTACAACGCCGGACCTGACGACACCCGGTTCCGACGACCAATTCCAAACGGAGTACGACAAATTCAGACAGGTCTTCGATGCTGCATTCGAGGCGATCGTGGTCGTTGACGATGATGGCCGAATCATCGAACGTAACGAACGGGCTGCCGAAGTGGCCGGAATCGACCCGGAGGAACTCGTCGGACGCTACATACAGGATTTCATCACTACAGATACTGAGCAGACCGATTTACTCGATGAACTCCTGCAAGAGCAGCAAGAGATTATCAAGTTGAGTGACACGGAGGGGGACGAATACGTGATGGAATACTCGGCATCACCTGATGTCGTCCCTGGGCAGCATCTACTGATCGGACGGGACGTGACCGAGGAGCGCAGTCGCCAACGCGAACTCCAACAGACGAAAGAACGGATGGAGTTTGCGCTCGAGGCGACCGAGACTATCGTCTGGGAGTGGGACGTGGATGCAGATGAAGCGACGTTCTATCCAACCGAAACAGAGCTGTACGGGACGAGCGTCCAGACCAGTCAGGACTTTCTTGAGGTAATCCACCCCGAGGACCGTCAACAAGCCCGCGAATCGGTACGGCAGGCATTGGAATCTGGCGAGGACAAACACGAGGAACTCCGGATCATCGTCGACGACGAGGTGCGGTGGATCGAGGCGCCGGGAAAAACCGTCGTCGGTGCAGATGGAACCACGCGGATGATCGGCGTGGTGCACGACATTACCGATCGAAAGGAACGCGAACAGGAGCTCGAACGAATGCGTGAGTTCTTCAGAGAAGCCGAAGACCTCGGGAGCCTCGGTGCCTGGGAGTTCGACGCGGACGGCGCCCACGTGTGGACGGACGGCACCCGCCGTATTCACGAGGTCAACGACGGATTCACCCCAACTATCGAACAAGCTATCGAGTTCTACCACCCCGAGGATCGAGAGGCAATCGAGCAGGCAGTCGAAACCGCACTTGAGAATGGCGAGTCGTTCGATCAAGAACTTCGTCTGATTACTGCCCAGGACAACCAGCGATGGGTCCGAGTGCGGGGCAAGGTGCTTGGTAACGAGGAACCGCGGACGGTTCGGGGGTTCATTCAGGACATCACCGACCGCAAAGAGCGCGAACAGGAACTCGAGCGGACAGAAGAATTACTCGAACACACGGAGCGGATTGCTGACGTTGGGGGCTGGGAGATCGATACCGGAACGATGGACGTGTTCTGGAGCGAGAACCTCTTCGAGATCCTCGGAGTCGATACCGACGAAGAGCCATCGTTGGACGAGGCGCTGGCTGTCTACCACGAGGACGACCGTCAGATCGTCGAAAGAGCCGTCGAAGACGCACTCGATTCGGGGGAGCCATTCGACGTTGAAGTACGGATCCAGCGACCGGGCGGCGAGATCCGCTGGCTCCGTGTCCAAGGAACCCCGACCGTTGAGGGTGGTGAGGTTGCCACGCTCCGGGGCGCAGTCCAGGATATTACCGAGTACAAAGAGAACAAAAAAGAACTCCAACAGGAGCGGGATCTCGTCGAAGGAATCGTCGAAACCAGTCCGATCGGTATCACCGTCATCGATGCGGATGGGACGCTTGCATTCGTCAACGAGCGGGCCGAAGCGATCTATGGACGATCCAGCGAGGAAATCAACGACTTCACGCACGATGATTCCCGCTGGGGACTGGTCGATGAGGATGGAGAACCCCTCGAAACAGGTACCACACCGTTCGATCGGGTGATCTCCCAAGAGGAACCGATATACGATCAGGTTGTTGGCCTTCGCCAGCCATCTGGAGACCGTGTGTGGGCCTCAGTGAACGGAGCCCTACAGTGGGACGACGATGGAGATATACAGCAAGCGATCTTCGCGTTCGAGGATATCACTGAACAGCGCGAACTGGAGACGAGATTGTCAGAGATTCTCGGCCGGGTGACTGACGCGTTCTATGCACTTGATGACGACTTACGCTTCAGCCACGTAAACGACCGTGCTGAAGAGCTACTCCAGGCATCCGAAGAGGAACTTCTCGGTGAGAAGTTGTGGGAGCAGTATCCGGAGGCTGCCAACCTCGACAAGGTGCGGGATGCGTTTCATACAGCGATGGAGACCCAGGTTCCGCAGAGCTACGAGGTGTATTATGACCCCCTGGATTTCCGCGTTGAAGCGACGATTTATCCATCGACAAGCGGTGTCTCGGTGTACTTCAGGGACGTAACCGACCAGAGAGCGTATGAGCGGGAGATCGAACGGCAAAACGAACGGCTCGAAGAGTTTGCCCGTGTCGTCTCTCACGATCTTCGCAATCCGCTGAATATCGCTCGCGGGCGACTAACGCTCGCTCACGAGGAGTTCGAGAGTGAGAATCTGGACGTGGCCGACAGCGCACTCGACCGGATGGAGCGAATTATTGAGGATATGTTGTGGTTGCTTCGTGAAGGGCAGGTCATCGGATCGACAGCGTCTGTGGATTTGAACGAGGCTGTCGAGTCGGCTTGGACGATGATCGAAGACGAAAGTACTGATGCTGAATTTCGTATTCCAAAGCAGACTGGACTCCAAACGATTGAGGCGGACTATGACCGACTGTGTCAACTCTTGGAAAACCTATTTCGGAATGCCATCGAACACGGGGGAGAAGATGTAACCGTTCGTGTTGGGGATCTGGATAACGGATTCTATATCGAGGATGATGGACCCGGAATTCCAGAAGACGCTCGTGAAGAGGTCTTCGAGGTGGGCTACTCGACCTCACCGGACGGAACTGGGTTTGGTCTGAGTATCATCAAGGACGTCGCTGAAGCGCACGGATGGGAGATTACACTCACTGAGGGAACTGCTGGGGGGGCGCGCTTCGAGATTACGGGTGTCGAAACCGGTACTGAATAG